The Halomonas binhaiensis nucleotide sequence CATCCCCGTTGAACTGCTGCTCTGCAGCACCCCAGGCAGCGCCGCCGGAGGTCGGGGTGGGAATATCTCCACGCCGCGAGGTCGCTATGTATGCCCTGGGGTTGTCACGAGAAACTGGCTTTGCCAGTCTTCGGCGACCAGGCCGGCATCGGCCAGTACTTGTACGTCAGTGACCTGGTTATAGGTCACGACATCGGCCTTGAGCCCCTGCAGAATGGCCCGGGCCTGAGCCGAAGACCCTCCATGAGACTGCTTGATGGTCAGGGTGTCGTCATGTTCTGCCTGCCAGTGTTCCTTGAACGCAGGATTGATAGTGGCAAACAACTCACGCGCAATGTCGTAGGAAGAGTTCAACAGCTCGCGCTCTTCGGCCATGGCGGGCATTGCCATGCCGGCTCCGACGCCAGTGGCCAAGGCCAGAGACAGGGTGGTTCGACGCAGAAACGCGGGCAGAATCATGGATGACTCCCTGAGCAAAAGTGGGATTGAGGGTATTGTGTGCAGACTAATGGCTACCTAAAGGAATTACAATTATGTCTGTTATGATTTTTGGGCATAACAATGCACCACAGTTGCGTGCCACCAGTAGCATCGAGAGTGGGTATTAGAGTGGGCATTGAGGCGGTCGGGATGCTCATTGCGTAGATTTTGCCCTCATGGAGTGCCACGCAGGCCCCCAAGCTCGCCGGCAGCTGCTAGAATGCGGACTTTCTATGCCTTAATCCGCGACTGCGACCATGACAGCGACTTCCAATTTTCAGATTGCTCCTTCGATTCTTTCCGCCAACTTCGCCAAGCTTGGTGAAGAAGTGGACGACGTGCTGGCTTCCGGCGCCGATATTGTTCATTTCGATGTGATGGACAACCATTTCGTACCCAATCTGACGATTGGTCCCATGGTCTGTGAAGCCCTGCGCAAGCATGGCGTTACTGCTCCCATCGATGTGCACCTGATGGTCAAGCCAGTGGACAGAGTGATTGGTGACTTCATCGATGCCGGTGCCACCTATATCACCTTTCACCCCGAAGCCTCCGAACATATCGACCGTTCCCTGCAGTTGATCCGCGATGGCGGTTGCAAGGCCGGACTGGTGTTCAATCCAGCGACACCGCTGTCTTATCTCGACTATGTGATGGACAAGGTCGATATGGTGTTGTTGATGAGCGTCAACCCAGGTTTCGGTGGACAATCTTTCATTCCTTCTACACTGAACAAGTTGCGTCAGGCGCGTCAGCGTATTGACGAAAGTGGCCTGGATATCCGCCTGGAAGTCGACGGCGGTGTCAAGATCGACAACGTTGCAGAAATTGCCCGTGCGGGTGCCGATACCTTCGTTGCCGGTTCTGCTGTGTTCGGGGCTCGACAGTCGGTCTGGTGATCGGCGGTTACGATACGGTGATCGGTCCTGTTCCGCGAACAAAGATCTGCCCGTGCGGGTGCCGATACCTTCGTTGCCGGTTCTGCTGTGTTCGGGGCTCGCCAGGAGTCTGATCCACATCGTTACGATACGGTGATCGGTCGTTTCCGCGAACAGTTATCGCCGCTGACCTGATGA carries:
- the rpe gene encoding ribulose-phosphate 3-epimerase; amino-acid sequence: MTATSNFQIAPSILSANFAKLGEEVDDVLASGADIVHFDVMDNHFVPNLTIGPMVCEALRKHGVTAPIDVHLMVKPVDRVIGDFIDAGATYITFHPEASEHIDRSLQLIRDGGCKAGLVFNPATPLSYLDYVMDKVDMVLLMSVNPGFGGQSFIPSTLNKLRQARQRIDESGLDIRLEVDGGVKIDNVAEIARAGADTFVAGSAVFGARQSVW